One part of the Syntrophorhabdaceae bacterium genome encodes these proteins:
- a CDS encoding ABC transporter substrate-binding protein, whose amino-acid sequence MLKQRNFGIIALIIALLVPALTSLSTANAREVVDMAGRTVTLPDSIGKVYAPSPYGSFIMYSVDPSMLPGLNLSIKDEDKKYFPKEVANLPVIGSLGGQGQAANVEILLKAKPDLLIMWSANKSAINERSEESIKKLNIPFVYAVAESLSDYPEVYLFLGRLLKREDRTKQLSGYFRKTLDDVKNTVSKIPAEKRPTVYYAEGVDGLSTECNDSIHVELLQLAGDRNVHRCHTSSHVGFEKVSMEQIMLYNPDVIVAQEKVFYDKVVREKSPVWQNIKAVKEGRVYLIPRHPFNWFDRPPSFMRILGLKWLMNCLYPNDYRIDIVKEARDFYRLFLGTSLSEQDIRQVIYQQ is encoded by the coding sequence ATGTTGAAACAGAGAAACTTTGGTATCATTGCACTAATAATAGCACTCCTTGTACCGGCTCTTACTTCACTGTCTACCGCGAACGCGCGGGAGGTTGTCGATATGGCCGGCCGCACGGTGACCTTACCGGATTCTATCGGGAAGGTATATGCGCCCTCGCCCTATGGCTCCTTCATCATGTACTCTGTGGACCCGTCCATGTTGCCGGGGCTCAATCTCTCCATAAAAGATGAGGACAAAAAATACTTCCCGAAAGAGGTGGCCAATCTGCCGGTTATCGGATCTCTCGGGGGTCAGGGTCAGGCCGCCAATGTTGAAATACTGCTCAAGGCAAAACCGGATTTGTTGATCATGTGGTCGGCAAACAAATCCGCGATTAACGAAAGATCGGAAGAATCGATAAAGAAGCTCAACATACCCTTTGTCTACGCCGTGGCCGAGAGTCTTTCCGACTACCCCGAGGTCTATTTGTTCCTCGGTAGACTGCTCAAGAGAGAAGACCGGACCAAACAGTTAAGCGGCTATTTCCGAAAAACACTCGATGATGTGAAGAACACGGTAAGCAAGATCCCCGCCGAAAAAAGACCTACGGTCTACTACGCTGAAGGTGTGGACGGCCTCAGCACGGAATGCAATGACTCGATCCATGTGGAACTGCTCCAGCTCGCAGGCGACAGGAATGTCCATCGCTGCCACACATCGAGTCACGTGGGGTTTGAGAAGGTCTCAATGGAGCAGATCATGCTTTATAACCCCGATGTCATCGTAGCGCAGGAAAAGGTTTTCTACGATAAGGTCGTCAGGGAAAAGAGCCCGGTATGGCAGAATATCAAGGCGGTGAAGGAAGGGCGCGTCTATCTCATCCCCAGACACCCCTTTAACTGGTTCGACCGCCCTCCGTCGTTCATGCGTATCCTTGGTCTTAAATGGTTAATGAATTGTCTCTATCCGAATGACTACCGGATCGACATCGTCAAAGAGGCCCGTGACTTCTATCGGCTCTTTCTCGGGACGAGTCTTTCTGAACAGGACATAAGGCAGGTGATATATCAGCAATGA